One stretch of Arachis duranensis cultivar V14167 chromosome 1, aradu.V14167.gnm2.J7QH, whole genome shotgun sequence DNA includes these proteins:
- the LOC127740256 gene encoding photosystem II protein D1-like, whose protein sequence is MTAILERRESESLWGRFCNWITSTENRLYIGWFGVLMIPTLLTATSVFIIAFIAAPPVDIDGIREPVSGSLLYENNIISGAIIPTSAAICLHFYPIWEAASVDEWLYNGGPYELIVLHFLLGVACYMGREWELSFRLGMCPWIAVAYSAPVAAATAVFLIYPIGQGSFSDGMPLGISGTFNFMIVRKIQRFTNQILE, encoded by the coding sequence ATGACTGCAATTTTAGAGAGACGCGAGAGCGAAAGCCTATGGGGTCGCTTCTGTAACTGGATAACCAGCACTGAAAACCGTCTTTACATTGGATGGTTTGGTGTTTTGATGATCCCTACTTTATTGACCGCAACTTCTGTATTTATTATCGCTTTCATTGCTGCCCCTCCAGTAGATATTGATGGTATTCGTGAGCCTGTTTCTGGATCTCTACTTTATGAAAACAATATTATTTCGGGTGCCATTATTCCTACTTCGGCGGCTATATGTTTGCACTTTTACCCGATATGGGAAGCGGCATCTGTTGATGAATGGTTATACAATGGTGGTCCTTATGAACTAATTGTTCTACACTTCTTACTTGGTGTAGCTTGTTACATGGGTCGTGAGTGGGAACTTAGTTTTCGTCTGGGTATGTGCCCTTGGATTGCTGTTGCATATTCAGCTCCTGTTGCAGCGGCTACTGCTGTTTTCTTGATCTATCCAATTGGTCAAGGAAGCTTTTCGGATGGTATGCCTCTAGGAATTTCTGGTACCTTCAATTTTATGATTGTAAGAAAAATCCAACGATTTACAAATCAAATACTAGAATAA
- the LOC107460398 gene encoding subtilisin-like protease SBT2.6, with translation MRLLEFGCLVAVLCGLLVSVKAEIYIVTVEGEPVISYGGGIDGFEATAVESDEKIDTNSELVTSYAHHLEKKHDMLLGMLFEPGTYKKLYSYRHLINGFAVHISPEQAETLRHAPGVKSVERDWKVKRLTTHTPQFLGLPTGVWPTGGGFDRAGEDIVIGFVDSGIYPHHPSFATHNTEPYEPVPKYRGKCEIDPDTKKNYCNGKIVGAQHFAQAAIAAGAFNPSMDLASPLDGDGHGSHTASIAAGNNGIPVRMHGHEFGRASGMAPRARIAVYKALYRLFGGFIADVVAAIDQAVYDGVDILSLSVGPNSPPAATKTTFLNPFDATLLGAVKAGVFVAQAAGNGGPFPKTMVSYSPWIASVAAAIDDRRYKNHLTLGNGKVLAGIGLSPATHLNESYTLVAANDVLLDSSVMKFSPTDCQRPELLNKRLIEGKILLCGYSFNFISGSASIKKVSETAKALGAVGFVLCVENVSPETRFDPVPVGLPGIVIVDVRNSKELVDYYNISTPRDWTGRVKSFTGKGKIGDGLMPILHKSAPQVALFSARGPNIKDFSFQEADLLKPDILAPGSLIWAAWSPNGTDEPNYVGEGFAMISGTSMSAPHIAGIAALIKQKHPHWSPAAIKSALMTTTSTLDRAGNPLLAQQASETGTTKLVKATPFDYGSGHVDPRAALDPGLIFDAGYEDYLGFLCTTPGIDVHEIRNYTHTPCNKTMGKPSNLNTPSITISHLVRTQTVTRTVTNVAEEETYMITARMDPAVAIDVNPPAMTVRAGASRKFSVTLTVRRVTGTYSFGEVLMKGSRGHKVRIPVLANGYPR, from the exons ATGAGGTTGTTGGAGTTTGGGTGTCTGGTTGCAGTTCTATGTGGTCTTCTTGTGTCTGTGAAAGCTGAGATTTACATCGTAACTGTTGAAGGTGAACCTGTTATTAGTTATGGAGGTGGAATTGATGGTTTTGAAGCTACTGCTGTTGAATCTGATGAGAAGATTGATACCAATAG TGAATTGGTTACTTCATATGCTCACCATCTTGAGAAAAAACATGATATGCTTCTGGGGATGCTGTTCGAACCTGGGACGTACAAGAAACTCTATAGTTATCGGCATCTGATAAATGGGTTTGCTGTTCATATTTCCCCAGAACAG GCAGAAACTCTAAGACATGCACCTGGAGTGAAATCTGTTGAGAGGGACTGGAAAGTGAAGAGACTCACAACACATACACCGCAGTTTCTTGGGCTTCCAACTGGAGTGTGGCCAACAGGAGGTGGCTTTGACCGGGCCGGAGAAGACATTGTGATTGGATTTGTGGATTCAGGGATCTATCCTCACCATCCAAGCTTTGCAACTCATAACACAGAACCATATGAGCCAGTTCCAAAGTACAGAGGAAAATGTGAAATTGATCCAGATACTAAAAAAAACTACTGTAACGGGAAGATTGTTGGAGCACAACATTTTGCTCAAGCTGCAATAGCTGCCGGGGCATTTAACCCTTCGATGGATCTTGCATCTCCTCTAGATGGAGATGGACATGGAAG TCATACAGCCTCTATAGCTGCTGGAAATAATGGAATTCCTGTGAGGATGCATGGCCACGAATTTGGTAGAGCAAGTGGAATGGCTCCTCGTGCCAG AATTGCTGTGTACAAGGCACTCTACAGATTATTTGGAGGATTTATTGCAGACGTAGTTGCTGCAATCGATCAG GCTGTATACGATGGAGTGGATATACTCAGCCTTTCAGTTGGACCGAACAGTCCTCCAGCAGCCACCAAAACCACATTTTTGAACCCTTTTGATGCTACACTTCTTGGAGCTGTGAAAGCTGGTGTATTTGTTGCACAGGCTGCTGGAAATGGTGGTCCTTTTCCTAAAACAATGGTTTCATATAGCCCATGGATAGCCTCTGTAGCAGCTGCAATTGATGATCGTAGATACAAAAACCATTTGACCCTTGGAAATGGAAAAGTCTTAGCTGGAATTGGGTTATCAC CTGCTACACATTTAAACGAATCGTACACATTGGTTGCTGCAAATGATGTGCTGCTAGATTCTTCAGTGATGAAGTTCAGCCCCACAGATTGCCAGAGACCAGAACTTCTAAACAAGAGACTGATAGAGGGCAAAATTCTTCTCTGTGGATACTCTTTCAACTTCATTTCTGGTTCAGCATCAATAAAGAAAGTCTCAGAAACAGCAAAGGCCCTTGGTGCAGTTGGATTTGTTCTTTGTGTTGAAAACGTTTCCCCAGAAACAAGATTTGACCCAGTTCCTGTTGGCCTTCCTGGGATTGTTATCGTAGATGTCAGAAACTCAAAG GAACTTGttgattattataatatttctaCACCAAGAGATTGGACCGGACGAGTTAAGAGTTTCACAGGGAAAGGTAAAATTGGAGATGGTTTGATGCCTATCCTCCATAAATCTGCACCACAGGTAGCTTTATTCTCAGCTCGAGGGCCGAATATAAAGGACTTCAGCTTCCAAGAGGCAGATCTCCTCAAACCAGATATATTAGCTCCCGGTTCATTGATTTGGGCTGCTTGGAGTCCAAATGGTACCGATGAGCCAAATTATGTTG GTGAGGGATTTGCCATGATATCTGGAACTAGTATGTCTGCGCCGCATATAGCTGGCATTGCTGCTCTTATAAAGCAGAAGCATCCACATTGGAGCCCTGCTGCCATTAAATCAGCCTTGATGACGACAACATCGACATTAGATAGAGCAGGGAATCCTCTTCTAGCTCAACAAGCTTCTGAAACAGGAACTACAAAGCTTGTTAAAGCTACTCCGTTTGATTATGGAAGTGGACATGTTGATCCAAGAGCTGCATTGGACCCTGGGCTGATCTTTGATGCAG GATATGAGGATTATCTAGGCTTTTTGTGCACAACACCAGGCATTGATGTTCATGAGATAAGGAACTACACTCACACACCATGTAACAAAACAATGGGCAAACCATCAAACTTAAACACCCCATCAATAACAATTTCCCATCTTGTGAGAACTCAAACAGTCACTCGAACTGTCACGAATGTTGCCGAGGAAGAAACCTACATGATCACAGCCAGAATGGATCCGGCTGTTGCCATTGATGTCAACCCTCCTGCGATGACCGTCAGAGCAGGCGCATCACGCAAGTTCTCCGTGACGCTCACCGTTCGAAGAGTGACCGGAACCTATAGTTTCGGAGAGGTTCTAATGAAAGGTAGCAGAGGTCACAAAGTAAGGATCCCAGTTCTGGCAAATGGATACCCTCGATAG
- the LOC127746671 gene encoding 30S ribosomal protein S2, chloroplastic codes for MYQEPIFDKREGSIGTKLFLFQDTLSLFLWGSMTKRYWNITLEEMMEAGVHFGHGTRKWNPRMAPYISTKRKGIHILNLTRTARFLSEACDLVFDAASKGKQFLIVGTKNKAADLIARAATRARCHYVNKKWLGGMLTNWYTTETRLHKFRSLRTEQKTGRIHSLPKKDTAILKRQLSHLETYLGGIKYMTGLPDIVIIVDQQEEYTALRECITLGIPTICLIDTNCDPNLADISIPANDDAIASIRLILNKLVFAICEGRSSYIRNS; via the coding sequence ATGTATCAAGAGCCAATCTTCGATAAAAGAGAAGGTTCCATCGGAACAAAACTTTTCTTATTTCAGGATACCCTGTCTCTTTTTTTGTGGGGATCAATGACAAAAAGATACTGGAACATAACGTTGGAAGAGATGATGGAAGCGGGAGTTCATTTTGGCCATGGTACTAGAAAATGGAATCCCAGAATGGCACCTTATATATCCACAAAACGTAAGGGTATTCATATTCTAAATCTTACAAGAACTGCTCGCTTTTTATCAGAAGCTTGTGATTTGGTTTTTGATGCAGCAAGTAAGGGGaaacaatttttaattgttgGCACAAAAAATAAAGCTGCGGATTTAATAGCACGGGCTGCAACAAGAGCTCGGTGTCattatgttaataaaaaatggCTCGGCGGTATGTTAACCAATTGGTATACTACAGAAACGAGACTTCATAAGTTCAGGTCCTTGAGAACAGAACAAAAAACGGGCAGAATCCATAGTTTGCCAAAAAAAGATACTGCTATTTTGAAGAGACAGTTATCGCACTTGGAAACCTATCTGGGTGGCATTAAATATATGACTGGCTTACCCGATATTGTCATAATCGTTGATCAGCAAGAGGAGTATACCGCTCTTAGAGAATGTATCACTTTGGGAATTCCAACAATTTGTTTAATCGATACAAATTGTGACCCCAATCTCGCGGATATTTCGATTCCAGCTAATGATGATGCTATAGCTTCAATTCGGTTAATTCTTAACAAATTAGTATTTGCAATTTGTGAAGGTCGTTCTAGCTATATACGAAattcttaa